In Macadamia integrifolia cultivar HAES 741 unplaced genomic scaffold, SCU_Mint_v3 scaffold3286, whole genome shotgun sequence, one DNA window encodes the following:
- the LOC122067973 gene encoding transcription factor bHLH35-like — translation MDGHFEATEELDLEGLLMQEGMNTTMAAAAADDNAPTTFSFDNWWPLHLPEVPQGFDDSDHFITSLFADPPTLPCHSPQDQALGAQAEKMLPEQVQKRQQDEEQEEEEQVEGEGESEAKKNNGNEGTSRNLVFERQRRKRLNQQLLTLRSLVPNITKMDKRSILIDALAYLQNVLQQIDKEMEKPNLPNLPKSSSFASCSSGEDSSTIVEVEAPPLQGHTQEYHHFASLPAISKIEADMVGDERFILKIWCNKREGTVGLVQRATEMLGLQVTCASVEQFDNANMLTTTFLRAKKKGGFTVEKLLKKVRTNATELGLVL, via the exons ATGGATGGGCATTTTGAAGCAACAGAGGAGTTGGACTTGGAGGGGCTCTTGATGCAGGAAGGAATGAACACAACAatggcagcagcagcagctgaTGACAATGCTCCTACTACTTTCAGCTTCGATAACTGGTGGCCTCTCCACCTTCCTGAGGTTCCTCAAGGATTTGATGATTCTGATCACTTCATCACTTCTCTTTTTGCTGATCCACCTACCCTTCCTTGTCATTCTCCTCAAGATCAGGCACTTGGGGCTCAAGCAGAGAAAATGCTTCCAGAACAAGTACAGAAGCGACAACAGGACGAGGAGCAAGAGGAGGAAGAACAggtggaaggagaaggagaaagtgaGGCTAAGAAGAACAATGGGAATGAGGGTACAAGTAGGAATTTGGTATTTGAAAGGCAGAGGAGAAAACGTTTGAATCAACAGCTCTTGACATTGAGGTCTCTTGTCCCTAACATTACAAAG ATGGATAAGAGATCAATTCTTATTGATGCTCTAGCTTATCTCCAGAATGTATTGCAACAGATAGataaagaaatggagaaacccAACTTACCCAACTtacccaaatcatcctcctttGCTTCCTGCTCATCAGGGGAAGATTCCTCTACCATTGTAGAGGTTGAAGCTCCACCATTGCAGGGTCATACTCAAGAGTATCATCATTTTGCTTCTCTTCCTGCTATATCAAAG ATAGAAGCAGATATGGTAGGTGATGAGCGGTTCATATTGAAGATTTGGTGTAACAAGAGAGAGGGAACAGTTGGGCTTGTTCAAAGAGCCACTGAGATGCTGGGTTTGCAGGTTACATGTGCTTCAGTTGAACAGTTTGATAATGCAAACATGCTCACTACCACTTTCCTCAGG GCTaagaaaaaggggggttttACTGTAGAAAAGCTCCTGAAGAAGGTGAGAACAAATGCTACAGAGTTGGGTCTAGTGTTGTAG